A DNA window from Nitratidesulfovibrio sp. contains the following coding sequences:
- a CDS encoding 4Fe-4S dicluster domain-containing protein, protein MGHIAAKDVYRRLGHAIDNTPVRTPWNDAFHAMLRELYTPEEAELVVRMPYRPSSIGRLERVTGMHRARLQGLLDRLCDKGLVLDIREDGDHMANAIGAANPTGTARAAGAAEAAEAAGHLAASAQGHGGHDGHVHPHVHPHQHARAANGQPEHHPAASGSPVSPASHHPDDGCLYMISPIVIGIFEFTMMRTGGALPSKRWAELFHDYMFGDRAFLDANFGDGQRVSVMRALPHQQTLGDHVEILDYERAAALVEQNRTFAVGLCSCRHEKHHLGTRQCDVDMETCTSMGTGAEYLIRHGFARRIDKAAMHDILARSRDLGFTLSADNVQQGVGFICHCCGCCCNLMQGIRQWGHAGILVTSSFIARCDASLCNGCGLCERACPIDAVSLPVPPGGRKRDRRCVVDEAYCLGCGACALKCPTGALRLHPRERKVLHPADSFERVILQSLERGTLQNLVFDNPNSRTQEFMRGLVGGFLRLGPVKRALMGEALRSRFLDAVRRMAG, encoded by the coding sequence ATGGGACACATCGCCGCCAAAGATGTCTACCGCCGCCTCGGCCACGCCATCGACAACACGCCCGTGCGCACGCCGTGGAACGACGCCTTCCACGCCATGCTGCGCGAACTGTACACCCCGGAAGAAGCGGAACTGGTGGTGCGCATGCCGTACCGCCCATCGTCCATCGGACGGCTGGAGCGGGTCACCGGCATGCATCGCGCCCGGTTGCAGGGGCTGCTGGATCGACTGTGCGACAAGGGGCTGGTGCTGGACATCCGCGAGGATGGCGACCATATGGCCAACGCAATTGGCGCGGCCAACCCAACGGGCACGGCCCGCGCAGCCGGGGCCGCTGAAGCCGCCGAAGCCGCCGGGCATCTGGCCGCATCTGCGCAGGGGCATGGCGGTCATGACGGGCACGTTCACCCGCACGTTCACCCGCACCAGCACGCTCGTGCCGCCAACGGCCAGCCCGAACACCATCCCGCCGCCTCCGGCTCCCCGGTTTCCCCGGCATCCCACCACCCCGACGACGGCTGCCTGTACATGATCAGCCCCATCGTCATCGGCATTTTCGAATTCACCATGATGCGCACCGGCGGGGCGTTGCCCAGCAAGCGCTGGGCGGAACTGTTCCACGACTACATGTTCGGCGACCGGGCCTTTCTGGATGCCAACTTCGGCGACGGGCAGCGCGTTTCGGTCATGCGCGCCCTGCCGCATCAGCAGACCCTGGGCGACCATGTGGAAATTCTGGATTACGAGCGCGCCGCCGCACTGGTGGAGCAGAACCGTACCTTTGCCGTGGGGTTGTGTTCGTGCCGGCATGAAAAGCACCACCTTGGCACCCGTCAGTGCGACGTGGACATGGAAACCTGCACCTCCATGGGCACCGGCGCGGAATACCTGATCCGGCACGGCTTTGCCCGGCGCATCGACAAGGCGGCCATGCACGACATTCTGGCCCGCTCGCGCGATCTCGGCTTCACCCTGTCCGCAGACAACGTGCAGCAGGGCGTGGGGTTCATCTGTCATTGCTGCGGGTGCTGCTGCAATCTCATGCAGGGCATCCGGCAGTGGGGGCACGCGGGGATACTGGTCACGTCGTCGTTCATCGCCCGCTGCGATGCCAGCCTGTGCAACGGCTGCGGCCTGTGCGAGCGGGCCTGCCCCATAGACGCGGTGTCGCTGCCGGTGCCGCCCGGTGGCCGCAAGCGCGACCGACGTTGCGTGGTGGACGAGGCCTACTGTCTGGGCTGCGGGGCCTGCGCCCTGAAGTGCCCCACCGGGGCGCTGCGGCTGCACCCGCGCGAGCGCAAGGTGCTGCACCCGGCGGACAGCTTCGAGCGGGTCATATTGCAGAGTCTGGAGCGCGGCACCCTGCAAAACCTGGTTTTCGACAACCCCAACAGCCGCACGCAGGAATTCATGCGCGGGCTGGTGGGCGGCTTTCTGCGCCTTGGCCCGGTGAAACGGGCGCTGATGGGCGAGGCATTGCGCTCGCGCTTTCTTGATGCCGTGCGCCGCATGGCCGGGTAG
- a CDS encoding cob(I)yrinic acid a,c-diamide adenosyltransferase, protein MLLIYTGNGKGKTSACVGQAIRAMGQGMTVAFGQFMKRPGQAGEQEMLERLLGERFRAGGKGFLRREEDRPAHRKAAQELLQWAESILPEVDMLVLDETLYALGYGIVTREEVERLLELAEPQGRHLVLSGRGLPDWLAERADLITEMTEVKHPWQKGVQATRGIEF, encoded by the coding sequence ATGCTGCTGATATACACCGGCAACGGCAAGGGAAAGACATCCGCCTGCGTGGGGCAGGCCATCCGGGCCATGGGCCAGGGAATGACCGTAGCCTTCGGGCAGTTCATGAAGCGCCCCGGACAGGCGGGCGAACAGGAAATGCTGGAACGCCTGCTGGGCGAACGCTTTCGCGCCGGGGGCAAGGGCTTTCTGCGCCGCGAGGAAGACCGCCCCGCCCACCGCAAGGCCGCGCAGGAACTGCTGCAATGGGCCGAATCCATCCTGCCCGAAGTGGACATGCTGGTGCTGGACGAAACCCTGTACGCCCTTGGCTACGGCATCGTGACCCGCGAGGAAGTGGAACGCCTGCTGGAACTGGCCGAACCGCAGGGCAGGCATCTGGTGCTGTCCGGGCGCGGCCTGCCCGACTGGCTGGCCGAGCGGGCCGACCTGATCACCGAGATGACCGAAGTGAAGCACCCGTGGCAGAAGGGGGTGCAGGCCACCAGGGGCATCGAGTTCTAG
- the amrS gene encoding AmmeMemoRadiSam system radical SAM enzyme, producing the protein MLDARLWKPLSPPDGTGATAPPDAEAARVQCRLCSHYCIIAGGGTGRCGVRVNRPDVTEPDALGKTVPVGKLFTLVGDNVAAVNLDPVEKKPLFHFMPGTLTYSFGTMGCNLACSFCQNWSLSRPPAEEGVVRGQRATPAKLVAEARANGAASVSFTYSEPTIFFELMSDTADAAHAAGLATIMVSNGFQSPECLAELEHRIDAANIDLKAFTERFYAEQCGARLKPVLHTLRTIARMGWWLEVTTLLIPGLNDAPDELRDMARFIRDELGPDVPWHLSRFHPAYRLTDRPPTPPATLERAWEIGREEGLRFVYLGNMPGHPAESTHCPACGALFARREGFHTHLPASSRCARCGAAMPGVGWDTPEN; encoded by the coding sequence ATGCTTGATGCACGCCTCTGGAAGCCCCTGTCCCCGCCCGACGGCACCGGCGCTACCGCCCCCCCGGATGCGGAGGCGGCGCGGGTGCAATGCCGCCTGTGCAGCCATTACTGCATCATTGCGGGGGGTGGCACGGGCCGCTGCGGGGTGCGGGTGAATCGCCCCGACGTCACGGAGCCAGACGCGCTGGGAAAAACCGTCCCTGTCGGCAAGCTGTTCACCCTGGTGGGCGACAACGTGGCCGCCGTGAACCTGGACCCGGTGGAAAAGAAGCCCCTGTTCCACTTCATGCCGGGCACGCTCACCTATTCCTTCGGCACCATGGGCTGCAACCTTGCGTGCAGCTTTTGCCAGAACTGGTCGTTGTCTCGCCCGCCCGCCGAAGAAGGCGTGGTGCGCGGCCAGCGGGCCACCCCGGCCAAGCTGGTGGCCGAGGCCAGGGCCAACGGGGCGGCGTCGGTGTCGTTCACCTATTCCGAGCCCACCATTTTTTTCGAGTTGATGAGCGACACGGCGGACGCTGCCCACGCCGCAGGGCTTGCCACCATCATGGTTTCCAACGGCTTCCAGTCGCCAGAATGCCTGGCCGAACTGGAACACCGCATCGACGCGGCCAACATAGACCTGAAGGCGTTCACCGAACGCTTCTACGCCGAACAGTGCGGCGCGCGGCTGAAGCCGGTACTGCACACCCTGCGCACCATTGCCCGCATGGGCTGGTGGCTGGAGGTGACCACCTTGCTGATCCCCGGCCTGAACGACGCCCCGGACGAACTGCGCGACATGGCCCGGTTCATCCGCGACGAACTGGGGCCGGACGTGCCGTGGCACCTTTCGCGCTTTCACCCGGCCTACCGCCTGACCGACCGCCCCCCCACCCCGCCCGCCACGCTGGAACGGGCCTGGGAAATCGGTCGCGAAGAAGGACTGCGCTTCGTCTACCTGGGCAACATGCCGGGCCACCCCGCCGAATCCACCCACTGTCCCGCCTGCGGCGCACTGTTCGCCCGGCGCGAGGGCTTTCACACCCACCTGCCCGCCTCGTCGCGGTGTGCCCGCTGCGGGGCCGCCATGCCGGGAGTGGGCTGGGACACCCCGGAGAACTGA
- the purM gene encoding phosphoribosylformylglycinamidine cyclo-ligase, with translation MSEDRSKAYTDAGVDINAGNALVSRIKSIVARTHTNGVISDIGGFGGLFKPDLAGMDEPVLVSSTDGVGTKLKCAFQFGKHDTVGIDLVAMSVNDILVQGARPLFFLDYFATGKLDVDVAASVISGVAEGCRRASCALLGGETAEMPEMYAPGEYDLAGFCVGLVDNTRIVDGSSIRVGDAIIGIASTGLHSNGYSLARKVLAQSGLNGDDPLPGSDRTVAEVLLEPTAIYVDIVRSVMRDFDIKGMIHVTGGGFYDNIPRVLPATVEAHIDFGSWTVPPVFNWLLAQGNLTWPEMLQIFNCGIGYIMIVSPDVCDEVLGRVNAMHAQAWRIGTIDRRRDKAAEQVQVAF, from the coding sequence ATGTCTGAGGACCGTTCCAAAGCCTACACCGATGCGGGGGTGGATATCAACGCCGGCAATGCCCTCGTGTCGCGCATCAAATCCATTGTAGCCCGCACGCATACCAATGGCGTGATATCCGACATCGGCGGCTTCGGCGGCCTGTTCAAGCCGGATCTTGCGGGGATGGACGAACCGGTCCTTGTTTCCTCCACCGACGGCGTGGGCACCAAGCTGAAGTGCGCCTTCCAGTTCGGCAAGCATGACACTGTGGGCATCGACCTGGTGGCCATGAGCGTCAACGACATTCTGGTGCAGGGCGCCCGGCCGCTGTTCTTTCTCGACTATTTCGCCACCGGCAAGCTGGACGTGGACGTGGCCGCCAGCGTCATTTCCGGCGTGGCCGAGGGCTGCCGCCGCGCAAGCTGCGCCCTGCTGGGCGGTGAAACCGCCGAAATGCCCGAAATGTACGCCCCCGGCGAATACGACCTGGCGGGTTTCTGCGTGGGCCTTGTGGACAACACGCGCATCGTGGACGGCTCGTCCATCCGCGTGGGCGACGCCATCATCGGCATTGCCTCCACCGGCCTGCATTCCAACGGCTACAGCCTGGCCCGCAAGGTGCTGGCCCAAAGCGGCCTGAACGGCGACGACCCGCTGCCCGGCTCTGACCGCACCGTGGCCGAGGTGCTGCTGGAACCCACCGCCATCTACGTGGACATCGTGCGCTCGGTGATGCGCGACTTCGACATCAAGGGCATGATACACGTGACCGGCGGCGGCTTCTACGACAACATCCCCCGCGTGCTGCCCGCCACCGTCGAGGCGCACATCGATTTCGGCTCGTGGACCGTGCCGCCGGTGTTCAACTGGCTGCTGGCCCAGGGCAACCTGACCTGGCCGGAAATGCTCCAGATATTCAACTGCGGCATCGGCTACATCATGATCGTCTCGCCCGACGTGTGCGACGAGGTGCTGGGGCGCGTCAACGCCATGCACGCCCAGGCCTGGCGCATCGGCACCATTGATCGCCGTCGCGACAAGGCGGCGGAGCAGGTGCAGGTGGCCTTCTAA
- a CDS encoding radical SAM protein, protein MASSNIRPHLVVADENGEIYDHPDLLMVCRRGHEFALPRPDELMPLPDESELFLLPGRRAVGLDPETGEAVGMDELAVAAFAAPAHTLTAHPAYVSEADAPTLPLFAYGAVGFANGRFYVCAKRVDESNRQVFRGIHRKKVEQTARELMRRYPDNRLMQHLTAKCALTYSCPAARNLCLGRYEAPLPVSRACNARCVGCISQQETGSRICATPQNRMAFTPTAAEIVEVMRHHARNEVAEPVFSFGQGCEGEPLTEAPLIEEAVRLFRSDGGRGTVNLNSNASLPGAVERIAGAGLTSLRVSLNSAREESYNRYYRPHGYTLSDVRESIATARRNGVFVSLNLLYFPGITDTEPELEALLDMIRTCGVSFIQLRNLNIDPEMYLELLEGIEFGPNMGLVNFRKRLRRECQWLGFGYFNPYLGDRADLTERGVPLPGEWQPTPLADLLRDAPEANPDGPDVSDGSTNPDGPDGPDVSDVSDGPDSPEKGTPRTGGSRTAEDLSGVEDTEPDDADEGLPEGHLEAGPHEGVPDDDQACGCED, encoded by the coding sequence ATGGCCTCATCCAATATCCGCCCCCACCTTGTCGTGGCCGACGAAAACGGCGAAATCTACGACCACCCGGACCTGCTGATGGTCTGTCGGCGCGGGCACGAATTCGCCCTGCCCCGCCCCGACGAACTGATGCCCCTGCCCGACGAGAGCGAACTGTTCCTGCTGCCGGGCCGCCGCGCCGTGGGGCTGGACCCGGAAACCGGCGAGGCCGTGGGTATGGACGAACTGGCCGTGGCCGCCTTTGCCGCGCCCGCGCACACCCTGACCGCCCACCCCGCCTACGTCAGCGAGGCGGACGCCCCCACCCTGCCCCTGTTCGCATACGGCGCCGTGGGTTTTGCCAACGGACGCTTCTACGTCTGCGCCAAGCGGGTGGACGAATCGAACCGTCAGGTGTTCCGGGGCATCCACCGCAAGAAGGTGGAACAGACCGCCCGCGAACTGATGCGCCGCTACCCGGACAACCGGCTGATGCAGCACCTGACCGCCAAATGCGCCCTTACCTATTCCTGCCCCGCCGCGCGCAACCTGTGCCTTGGCCGGTACGAGGCGCCGCTGCCCGTCTCTCGCGCGTGCAACGCCCGCTGCGTGGGCTGCATCTCGCAGCAGGAGACCGGGTCGCGCATTTGCGCCACGCCGCAGAACCGCATGGCCTTCACCCCCACGGCGGCGGAAATCGTGGAAGTGATGCGCCACCACGCCCGCAACGAAGTGGCCGAGCCGGTCTTTTCCTTCGGCCAGGGCTGCGAGGGCGAGCCGCTGACCGAGGCCCCGCTGATCGAAGAAGCGGTGCGCCTGTTCCGCAGCGACGGCGGGCGCGGCACGGTGAACCTGAATTCCAACGCCTCGCTGCCGGGTGCCGTGGAGCGCATTGCCGGGGCGGGGCTTACCTCGCTGCGGGTCAGCCTGAACAGCGCCCGCGAAGAGTCGTACAACCGCTACTACCGTCCGCACGGCTACACCCTGTCGGACGTGCGCGAAAGCATTGCCACCGCGCGGCGGAACGGGGTGTTCGTCTCGCTGAACCTGCTGTATTTCCCCGGTATCACCGACACCGAGCCGGAACTGGAAGCCCTGCTGGACATGATCCGCACCTGCGGCGTCAGCTTCATCCAACTGCGCAACCTGAACATCGACCCGGAAATGTACCTGGAACTGCTGGAAGGCATCGAATTCGGCCCCAACATGGGGCTGGTCAACTTCCGCAAGCGGCTGCGCAGGGAATGTCAGTGGCTGGGCTTCGGCTATTTCAACCCATATCTGGGCGACCGGGCGGACCTTACGGAGCGGGGCGTGCCCCTGCCCGGTGAATGGCAGCCCACGCCGCTGGCCGACCTGCTGCGCGATGCGCCGGAGGCCAACCCCGACGGACCGGATGTATCGGACGGATCGACCAACCCCGACGGACCGGACGGACCGGATGTATCGGATGTATCGGACGGGCCCGATTCCCCCGAAAAGGGCACGCCGCGTACGGGCGGTTCCCGAACGGCGGAAGACCTGTCCGGCGTCGAGGACACCGAACCCGATGACGCCGACGAAGGTCTGCCCGAAGGGCATCTGGAAGCCGGACCGCACGAGGGGGTTCCCGACGACGATCAGGCCTGTGGCTGCGAGGACTGA
- a CDS encoding glycosyltransferase: MAATMTATRASHYSSGSRLYRRACALAGQARVAPAAPARYTPAMTDERGTPMRKLFWIGSPFFAQALRDEGWQVHAMDFQQVAVFGWDDLVREAGWEPDVVVVADKSRPPFVLGMESFPCLTVFYCVDSHIHSWYPLYAQAFDVCLMSLRDHIPLVAGRRLPDERIWWTPAFAKDTDLPRPPAPEWDLLFVGTVDAARTPARHAFLQQLGQRLPGLHVTRGDYRALYPRGRLLLNYCEHGDLNFRVFEALGCGGCLVTPRIGHGLGDLFEDGRDLLLYEPDDIDSLMEVVRTALADPERCARIAATGQANVDAAHRARHRARDFTKRLLGLPQGIVAERLARVDDIRRTHLRLIYLLLAEQMPSPLLREAYLTAAR; encoded by the coding sequence GTGGCCGCCACCATGACGGCCACCCGCGCGAGTCATTACTCGTCGGGCTCGCGCCTTTACCGTCGGGCCTGCGCCCTTGCCGGGCAGGCCCGCGTTGCGCCCGCCGCCCCGGCACGGTATACCCCGGCCATGACTGACGAACGCGGTACCCCCATGCGCAAGCTGTTCTGGATCGGCAGCCCGTTCTTTGCGCAGGCCCTGCGCGACGAGGGCTGGCAGGTGCACGCCATGGACTTCCAGCAGGTTGCGGTGTTCGGCTGGGACGACCTGGTGCGCGAGGCGGGCTGGGAACCCGACGTGGTGGTGGTGGCGGACAAGAGCCGCCCGCCCTTTGTGCTGGGCATGGAATCGTTTCCGTGCCTGACGGTGTTCTACTGCGTGGATTCGCACATCCACAGTTGGTACCCGCTGTATGCCCAGGCCTTCGACGTGTGCCTGATGAGCCTGCGCGACCACATTCCGCTGGTGGCCGGGCGACGCCTGCCGGACGAACGCATCTGGTGGACCCCCGCCTTCGCCAAGGACACGGACCTGCCGCGCCCCCCCGCGCCGGAATGGGACCTGCTGTTCGTGGGCACCGTGGACGCGGCCCGCACCCCTGCCCGTCACGCCTTCCTGCAACAGTTGGGGCAACGCCTGCCCGGCCTGCACGTTACCCGTGGCGACTACCGGGCGCTGTACCCGCGCGGGCGGCTGCTGCTGAACTACTGCGAACACGGCGACCTGAACTTCCGGGTGTTCGAGGCGTTGGGCTGCGGCGGCTGCCTGGTCACGCCGCGCATCGGCCACGGCCTCGGCGACCTGTTCGAGGACGGACGCGACCTTCTGCTGTACGAACCCGACGACATCGACAGCCTGATGGAGGTTGTCCGCACGGCGCTGGCCGATCCCGAACGGTGCGCGCGCATCGCCGCAACGGGCCAGGCCAACGTGGACGCCGCCCACCGGGCACGCCACCGGGCACGCGACTTCACCAAACGGCTGCTCGGGCTGCCACAGGGCATCGTGGCGGAACGCCTTGCCCGGGTTGACGACATCCGCCGCACCCACCTGCGCCTGATCTACCTGCTGCTGGCCGAACAGATGCCTTCGCCCCTGCTGCGCGAGGCATACCTGACCGCCGCCCGCTGA
- the thiC gene encoding phosphomethylpyrimidine synthase ThiC, translating to MSILTRNTALAGVLDTHLAALAADEGLAPQTIRDGIEGGTMVLLGNPSHPSLRPLLVGQPSRVKVNANIGTSPLCNNPEREIEKLAAALAAGADTVMDLSIAGDLLAIRKGMLAACPLPLGTVPLYSVAQKYLDKGKDPAGMDPEELFAEIEMQAEQGVDFMTVHCGLTRRGAEWATEGSRVLGIVSRGGSILARWMRKNGKENPLLEQYDRILEIARKHNVTLSLGDGLRPGAGADAGDAAQWDEVMMLGRLAKAGLAEGVQCMIEGPGHVPMHEVEAQIVGIKKLTNNAPLYVLGPLTIDSSPGYDHIAGAIGGAIGVRAGVDFLCYLTPAEHLTLPTIEDVKAGVMASRIAAQAGEVALGRRHALEREAGMSRARMALDWDGMKRCALDPEMVDARRGEHRNEEECAMCGKFCAVKMLRDDPQGTL from the coding sequence ATGTCCATCCTTACCCGGAACACCGCGCTCGCGGGCGTTCTCGACACCCATCTCGCGGCCCTGGCCGCGGACGAGGGCCTTGCGCCCCAAACCATCCGCGACGGCATCGAAGGCGGCACCATGGTGCTGCTGGGCAATCCGTCGCACCCTTCGTTGCGTCCGCTGCTTGTGGGCCAGCCTTCCCGCGTGAAGGTCAACGCCAACATCGGCACCTCGCCCCTGTGCAACAATCCCGAGCGTGAAATAGAGAAGCTGGCCGCTGCGCTTGCCGCCGGGGCCGATACCGTGATGGACCTTTCCATCGCGGGCGACCTGCTGGCCATCCGCAAGGGCATGCTGGCCGCCTGTCCGCTGCCGCTGGGCACCGTGCCGCTGTATTCCGTGGCCCAGAAGTACCTGGACAAGGGCAAGGACCCGGCGGGCATGGACCCGGAAGAGCTGTTCGCCGAAATCGAGATGCAGGCGGAGCAGGGCGTGGACTTCATGACCGTGCACTGCGGCCTGACCCGGCGCGGCGCCGAATGGGCCACCGAGGGCAGCCGGGTGCTGGGCATCGTCTCGCGCGGCGGGTCCATCCTGGCCCGCTGGATGCGCAAGAACGGCAAGGAAAACCCCTTGCTGGAACAGTACGACCGCATTCTTGAAATCGCCCGCAAGCACAACGTCACCCTGTCGCTGGGCGACGGGCTGCGCCCCGGCGCCGGCGCCGACGCGGGCGATGCCGCCCAGTGGGACGAGGTGATGATGCTGGGGCGCCTGGCCAAGGCGGGCCTGGCCGAAGGCGTGCAATGCATGATCGAAGGCCCCGGCCACGTGCCCATGCACGAGGTGGAGGCGCAGATCGTCGGCATCAAGAAGCTGACCAACAACGCGCCGCTGTACGTGCTCGGCCCGCTGACCATCGACAGCTCGCCGGGCTACGACCACATCGCTGGCGCCATCGGCGGGGCCATCGGCGTGCGCGCCGGGGTGGACTTCCTGTGCTATCTTACCCCCGCCGAACACCTTACCCTGCCCACCATCGAGGACGTGAAGGCCGGTGTCATGGCCTCGCGCATCGCCGCGCAGGCGGGCGAGGTGGCCCTTGGCCGCCGTCACGCACTGGAACGCGAGGCGGGCATGTCGCGGGCCCGCATGGCCCTTGACTGGGACGGCATGAAGCGTTGCGCCCTGGACCCGGAAATGGTGGATGCCCGACGTGGCGAGCACCGCAATGAAGAGGAATGCGCCATGTGCGGCAAGTTCTGCGCCGTGAAGATGCTGCGCGACGACCCGCAGGGCACGCTGTAG
- a CDS encoding cytochrome b/b6 domain-containing protein, giving the protein MNLVTWGVSPWGQPIILHAAWHLLWYALIAGVAFVLAHAAWVLLRPSPAPGPGSVGASGTADALPRRIVRHSLPARIFHWVMATAMLVLLGTAFLPKAGLPFDWVGAHVWAGAVLLAAIAFHVVHALCCMDFRAIWPTPGDLGELRGIIDPPQFAKVADGPVRRPGKYPLGNKLYHLALVAVGLTLAATGLALLVRVPTPFLPHAPHSLFDDAGWGAVYALHGLAGLSLVALVIIHVYFALRPEKRPITLSMLTGAMDRDYYLTHHDPERWRVDASPPPITQ; this is encoded by the coding sequence ATGAATCTCGTCACGTGGGGTGTTTCGCCCTGGGGGCAACCCATCATCCTGCACGCCGCCTGGCATCTGCTGTGGTATGCCCTGATCGCGGGAGTGGCCTTCGTCCTCGCGCACGCGGCGTGGGTGCTGCTGCGCCCGTCGCCCGCGCCCGGCCCCGGCTCCGTCGGCGCCTCCGGCACCGCCGACGCCCTGCCCCGGCGCATCGTCCGCCACTCGCTGCCCGCCCGGATATTTCACTGGGTCATGGCGACGGCCATGCTGGTACTGCTGGGCACGGCCTTCCTGCCCAAGGCGGGCCTGCCTTTCGACTGGGTGGGGGCGCACGTGTGGGCTGGTGCGGTGCTGCTGGCGGCCATCGCCTTCCATGTGGTCCATGCCCTGTGCTGCATGGATTTCCGGGCCATCTGGCCCACGCCGGGCGACCTTGGCGAACTACGGGGGATCATCGATCCCCCGCAGTTCGCCAAGGTCGCGGACGGCCCGGTCCGCCGCCCCGGCAAATACCCGCTCGGCAACAAGCTCTACCACCTGGCGCTGGTTGCCGTGGGACTCACCCTTGCCGCCACCGGACTTGCCCTGCTGGTCCGCGTGCCCACCCCGTTCCTGCCCCACGCCCCCCACAGCCTGTTCGACGACGCGGGCTGGGGCGCCGTTTATGCCTTGCATGGGCTGGCCGGTCTTTCGCTCGTCGCGCTGGTCATCATCCACGTCTACTTCGCCCTGCGCCCCGAAAAACGGCCCATCACCCTGTCCATGCTCACCGGCGCCATGGACCGAGACTACTACCTCACCCACCACGACCCGGAACGCTGGCGGGTGGACGCCTCCCCGCCCCCCATCACCCAATGA
- a CDS encoding xanthine dehydrogenase family protein subunit M has product MATVRDGMPHFDLYQPDSVEDALALLDRLGRGAHMDGGTDGPLRAWVLAGGLDCLERFKDRIRHPSAVVDLARVGALRGVRREGDETVIGPMTTLAEVARHPDIRERFGLLAEAAAQVASPQIRNQGTLGGNLSQDARCWYYRDGWPCYRAGGNICYAAAPGAMNREHAVFGARRCVAVSPSDTAPALVALEARLVIRNAARTRMVAAEDYFLGPETDITRLTVLEPDDLLVEIRIPPTWAGTRFHFEKVRDRPVWDFSLASVAAAMRQTGDRIDQARLVLGSVAARPWRLPQVEAALAGRPREEAADAADLAVRGAVPLAHNGYKVTLARNLARRAILGQPPGAPSLAMGASGLMGAPDPSPARQTGKEAS; this is encoded by the coding sequence ATGGCAACAGTACGCGACGGCATGCCGCACTTCGACCTGTACCAGCCGGACAGCGTGGAGGACGCCCTTGCCCTGCTGGACCGGCTGGGACGGGGCGCCCATATGGACGGCGGCACGGACGGGCCTCTCCGGGCGTGGGTGCTGGCGGGAGGGCTGGACTGCCTGGAACGGTTCAAGGACCGCATCAGGCATCCTTCGGCCGTGGTCGACCTTGCCCGCGTCGGCGCCCTGCGCGGCGTGCGCCGCGAGGGTGACGAGACGGTCATCGGCCCCATGACCACCCTTGCCGAAGTGGCCCGCCATCCGGACATCCGCGAACGGTTCGGCCTGCTGGCCGAGGCGGCCGCGCAGGTGGCATCGCCGCAGATCCGCAACCAGGGTACGCTGGGCGGCAATCTTTCGCAGGACGCCCGCTGCTGGTACTATCGGGACGGCTGGCCCTGCTACCGGGCTGGGGGCAACATCTGCTACGCCGCCGCGCCCGGCGCCATGAACCGCGAGCACGCGGTGTTCGGCGCGCGCCGTTGCGTGGCCGTTTCGCCCTCCGACACGGCCCCGGCGCTCGTAGCGCTGGAGGCGCGCCTGGTCATCCGCAACGCCGCGCGCACGCGGATGGTGGCGGCGGAGGACTACTTCCTCGGGCCGGAAACGGACATCACCCGGCTTACCGTGCTCGAACCCGACGACCTGCTTGTGGAAATCCGCATTCCGCCGACCTGGGCCGGAACCCGGTTCCATTTCGAGAAGGTGCGTGACCGGCCGGTATGGGATTTCTCGCTGGCCAGCGTCGCCGCCGCCATGCGGCAGACCGGCGACCGCATCGACCAGGCCCGACTTGTCCTCGGCTCGGTGGCGGCCCGGCCGTGGCGGCTGCCCCAGGTGGAGGCGGCACTGGCCGGCCGCCCCCGCGAGGAGGCGGCGGATGCCGCGGACCTTGCCGTGCGGGGGGCCGTGCCGCTTGCCCACAACGGCTACAAGGTGACCCTGGCCCGCAATCTGGCGCGGCGCGCCATTCTCGGGCAGCCCCCCGGCGCGCCATCCCTGGCGATGGGGGCGTCCGGCCTGATGGGAGCCCCCGACCCGTCCCCCGCCCGGCAAACCGGCAAGGAGGCGTCATGA